One Vanessa cardui chromosome 23, ilVanCard2.1, whole genome shotgun sequence DNA segment encodes these proteins:
- the LOC124539696 gene encoding myrosinase 1-like → MFTVILVLISVSGIHGWTDTKVRRFRDDFLFGVATAAYQVEGAWDADDKGESIWDRFLHDHPGVIADGRNGDDACDSYHNYQRDVEMLRELGVDHYRFSISWSRILPTGFSNEINEKGIQYYDSLIDELIKYNIEPMITLFHFDLPQILQDLGGWANPLSVEWFEDYAKVVFEKFGHKVKYWITINQPNSICVDGYGGIEFAPAVGSSGVADYLCIKNVLLAHAKAYRLYQAEYKTKYKGSVGISLALNWADSIDNTTENVESTDLYREFTIGLYMNPIWSKEGDFPAVVKKRVLQKSIEQGYRKSRLPELSSEEIKLLKGSADFLGANHYTTYFVKRAEKRLPSPSIDDDIGVELSQSSDWQTSQSSWLRSAPYGLYKMSLHINKVYDYPPVFITEHGWSTTKGLKDSSRVKNLRNYFKALLLAIEDGTDVKGYTAWSLMDNVEWTAGTSERFGLYEVNFESKEKTRKPRLSALVYKRIIEQRIVEEDWKPDNLNISITKKKRYTKVEL, encoded by the exons ATGTTTACAGTGATTTTAGTTTTAATCAG TGTTTCAGGAATCCATGGCTGGACGGACACGAAAGTGAGACGGTTTCGTGATGACTTCTTATTCGGTGTCGCGACAGCTGCGTACCAGGTGGAGGGGGCCTGGGATGCTGATG ACAAAGGCGAAAGTATTTGGGACAGATTCCTACACGACCACCCGGGTGTGATAGCTGATGGTAGGAACGGCGACGATGCCTGCGACTCCTACCACAATTACCAAAGGGACGTGGAAATGCTGAGAGAACTGGGGGTTGATCATTACAGATTTTCTATATCCTGGAGCAGAATACTCCCCActg GTTTCTCCAACGAAATCAATGAAAAGGGCATTCAATACTACGATAGTTTGATAGACGAACTGATCAAATACAATATAGAACCAATGATCACGTTATTCCACTTCGATTTGCCGCAAATATTGCAAGACTTGGGAGGTTGGGCCAACCCGCTCTCCGTTGAATGGTTCGAAGACTACGCGAAGGTCGTGTTCGAAAAGTTTGGCCACAAGGTCAAATATTGGATCACAATCAACCAACCTAATTCGATATGCGTGGACGGTTATGGTGGGATAGAATTTGCTCCAGCCGTTGGGTCCAGTGGTGTGGCAGATTATTTGTGCATTAAGAATGTCTTACTGGCGCATGCAAAAGCCTACAGATTGTATCAAGCGGAATATAAAACCAAATATAAAG GTTCCGTGGGCATATCTTTAGCGTTGAACTGGGCTGACTCAATCGATAATACGACCGAAAATGTGGAATCAACTGATTTGTACAGAGAGTTTACG ATCGGCCTGTACATGAATCCGATATGGTCAAAAGAAGGGGATTTCCCGGCTGTAGTCAAAAAACGAGTCCTACAAAAAAGTATCGAACAGGGTTACCGTAAGTCTAGACTGCCGGAATTGAGCTCAGAGGAGATTAAGCTTTTGAAAG GCTCAGCAGACTTCCTGGGTGCAAACCATTACACAACGTATTTTGTGAAGAGAGCAGAGAAACGTCTGCCGTCTCCCTCTATCGATGACGACATTGGCGTTGAGCTGAGTCAATCGTCGGATTGGCAGACTTCTCAATCGAGTTGGTTAAGG AGCGCACCCTATGGCTTGTACAAAATGAGCCtgcatataaataaagtttacgaTTATCCGCCCGTCTTCATCACGGAACACGGCTGGTCCACCACGAAAGGCCTGAAGGATTCCTCCAGGGTCAAAAACTTGAGGAACTATTTCAAAGCTCTCCTCTTGGCCATTGAAGACGGAACTGACGTGAAGGGTTACACGGCGTGGAGTTTGATGGACAACGTCGAATGGACCGCTGGTACCAG CGAACGTTTCGGATTATATGAAGTTAACTTCGAATCTAAAGAGAAGACGAGGAAACCCAGACTATCAGCACTAGTTTATAAAAGAATTATAGAACAACGAATCGTGGAAGAAGATTGGAAACCAGATAATCTTAATATTTCGATAACGAAGAAGAAAAGATATACAAAAGTAGAATTGTGA
- the LOC124539853 gene encoding myrosinase 1-like gives MLRYLLYIGLIIASCNALPKQERRFPDDFLFGTATASYQIEGGWDADGKGENIWDRMTHTKPHVIKDNSNGDIAADSYNNYKRDVEMMRELGLDAYRFSLSWSRILPSGFSNHINEAGVAFYDNYINEMIKYNITPMVTLYHWDLPQKLQDLGGFLNPLFPEWFEDYARVVFEKFGDRVKHWITFNEPREICYEGYGWTTKAPILNVTDIGTYYCAKNLVIGHASAYKAYVNDFKATQNGECGITISVNWFGPLTDSAEDEYAAELRRQAEWGIYANPIFSEDGGFPKEISEVVAKKSLEQGYKKSRMPEFTDEEKKYVQGSSDFFGVNHYTATYISADEYKTEYITPSLLADIDVGSYRPPEWLSSASAWLKLSPNSIYNSLTHLHNKFKNRKFYITENGWSTLPESDLIDEDRITYYRSALNSVLDAIEAGVDVKGYMAWSLMDNFEWMEGYTERFGLYHVNFDDPERTRTPRKSAFVYKEILRTRVIDPNYEPDTLTMWIDEGH, from the exons ATGTTGAGATACTTATTATACATAgg TTTAATAATAGCAAGCTGTAATGCTCTGCCGAAGCAAGAGAGGCGTTTCCCAGATGACTTCTTGTTTGGAACAGCCACAGCATCTTACCAGATCGAAGGAGGATGGGACGCTGATg GTAAGGGTGAAAATATTTGGGATCGCATGACCCACACTAAGCCTCACGTCATCAAGGACAATAGCAATGGTGACATTGCCGCAGACTCCTACAACAACTACAAACGCGACGTCGAGATGATGAGAGAGTTGGGTCTGGATGCCTACCGATTCTCATTGTCCTGGTCGAGAATTTTACCAAGTGGCTTTTCGAACCACATCAACGAAGCCGGCGTAGCTTTCTACGATAACTACATTAacgaaatgattaaatataacataacgcCAATGGTAACGCTCTACCACTGGGACTTACCGCAGAAATTGCAAGATCTAGGCGGGTTTCTTAATCCACTCTTCCCTGAATGGTTCGAGGATTACGCTCGTGTCGTTTTCGAGAAGTTCGGCGATAGAGTCAAACACTGGATCACGTTTAACGAGCCGAGAGAAATTTGCTACGAAGGTTATGGGTGGACCACTAAAGCTCCGATCCTGAACGTAACCGATATCGGTACTTACTATTGCGCCAAAAATCTAGTTATTGGTCATGCAAGTGCATACAAAGCATACGTTAATGACTTTAAGGCCACCCAAAATGGCGAGTGTGGTATCACTATCAGTGTCAACTGGTTTGGACCTTTGACTGATAGTGCGGAAGATGAATATGCAGCCGAATTAAGAAGACAAGCAGAA TGGGGTATATACGCGAATCCAATATTTTCCGAAGATGGAGGCTTCCCCAAGGAGATATCTGAGGTCGTTGCGAAGAAAAGTCTCGAGCAGGGCTACAAGAAATCACGTATGCCAGAATTCACAGACGAAGAAAAGAAATACGTTCAAGGATCTTCCGATTTCTTCGGAGTGAATCATTACACTGCCACTTACATATCAGCTGACGAATATAAGACCGAATACATTACTCCATCATTGCTTGCTGACATCGATGTTGGTTCCTACAGACCACCAGAGTGGCTCTCCTCCGCTTCAGCCTGGTTGAAA cTCTCGCCAAATAGCATATACAACAGCCTTACACATCTCcacaacaaatttaaaaataggaagTTCTATATTACTGAGAATGGCTGGTCCACTTTACCGGAAAGTGATTTGATAGACGAAGATAGAATTACATACTACAGGTCGGCTTTGAACAGCGTGTTAGATGCAATTGAAGCTGGTGTTGATGTGAAAGGCTACATGGCCTGGAGTTTGATGGACAATTTCGAATGGATGGAAGGATACAC agaACGATTTGGTTTGTACCACGTGAACTTCGATGACCCAGAAAGGACGCGTACCCCAAGGAAATCTGCATTCGTTTACAAGGAGATCCTGAGGACGCGTGTCATCGATCCCAACTACGAACCTGACACTCTCACCATGTGGATCGATGAAGGACATTAG